ATTTGGATGCTTATTTAGATTGGAGGAGGGAGCAAGAAGGGGAGTTATTGCCTGATAATGCTTTGTTTGTATCTTGTTCTAATCGTAGTCAGGGTAAGCGCTTGACCTATTGGGGAATTCGGCATGTGATGGATGATTTGGCGGAGAAGACGGGGATTGATTTGCATTCGCATCGGGGAAGACATACGTTTGCAACGAATTTGATTGTGAAGTATGAGTTAGATCCATCTTTGGCGATGGAGTTGACCAGACATCGGGATGTCAGGAGTTTTAGGCGTTATACCAATCGTAAGAATAAGATTGCGGCGAAACGTGCTTTTTTGAAGGCGGCTGAACGTTTGGATTAGAGGGATGTGCGTTACTGCTTACAATTTATATGGCTACTTAGAAGTGGGTAATTCATGACGACTATTGTTACTTTTTTGGGCGATCGCGGTTTATTAGAAACAAAATATGGTTTTGGCGATCGCGATCAATCTTATACGGGCGGCGTATTCGCGGAGGCACTTGTGCAGTTTTGTGAATTTGATCGCATGATTGTTTGTGTGACGGAGAAGGCAAAGCTAAATACATGGTCAAAATTAGTAAATCTTCAAAATGATCCAAGGGTTCAGGCTCTAGATATTCCTACAGGAATGGATACGGGGGAGATGTGGCAAACCTTTGAGATTATTGCGGCGGAGATTCCTGAAGGGGAAAGTGTTATTTTTGATATTACTCACGGATTGCGATCGCTACCTTTTCTGGTGTTTTTATTTGCGGCTTATTTTAAGGCGGCGAAGAATGTGTCGATTGAGGGGATTTATTACGGGGCGTTGGAGTTGAAAAATGCGGAAGGGATTGCACCTGTGATTGATTTGTCGGAATTTATTTCGATGATTGATTGGATTACGGCGACTACAAGGTTTACGGAGATGGGGAATGGTCAGGCTTTGGCGGATTTGTTGAGGAATGAGATGCCGACTCGTGAAGAATTGGGCGATCGCCCTGATTGGTCGGGTTTGAGTGTGTCTTTAGAAAATACAGCTAGCGCCATTGAAACAATTTCTCTGGCGTTGAGTATTACGAGACCAATTGAGGTGATGGCTTCGGCGGCGAAGTTGGAAGCAACGCTAAAACGTAGTGCGAATGCTTTTGGGCAGAGGGCAAAACCTTTTCAGTTGTTGAGCGATCGCGTTGTGGCTGAGTATGGGCAGTTTGCGTTAGAGCGTCCTATGCAAAGGGATGCAATTCGGCAAAATCTGGAAATCCAGAGGGAGACGATTGAGTGGTACATTGGGCGCAATTATATTGTGCAGGCTTTGACGTTGGCGAGGGAGTGGCTGGTGTCGGTGGTTGCCTATTGGTTTGATTTGGATATTTTGGACTATAGGGGAAGTCGCGAACCAATTGAGGATGCACTGAATCGGCTTAGACATAAGTTTCATGGGCGGGGACGGAAGTTTGTGTCAAGGGAAAGTGGCTATTTTGATGAGTTGGCGGATCTTCCTAATGCTAGGGCGATCGCGACTTTGTGGAAGGAGTTGGCTAATCTGCGGAACGATCTTGCTCATTGTGGGATGAATAAGCGGCCGATGTTGGCGACAAAGATGCGTGAGTGTGCGATGGGGATTGGGCGATCGCTGATTGATATCGAAAAGTCTTTATTAGATTAAACTAGCAGTAACCCAATTCTCGGTATTTGTATGGCTTCCAGTAATTTCAAAAGTATTGGACAGACGGTTAAAGATTTACAAATAATTTATGCTGGGGCGAATTTTTACGCATCATCCTGCAACTTATAGTATTTTTGAGTTGGATCGGTTGTTTGCTATGGTTAACTATATTTTCCAGCAATGTGAAATTCAGTTGGGTAATTATTTAGGCATGGTGGCTTGATTGTTGTTAAGTTTTTACATAATTTAATGTTATTGAACTAGACAAAATCTTGATTTTGCAGTTATAGTTTTGTCAGTCACCTCCATAGGTGGCAAGAACCTTGAAAACCGCATTATTACGTTGACCTATGGAGGTCGCGCTCTCCATAAGGGTTCTGGCTTTTATATTTGTCGTTTTTTTGCAAATTTGGCAAGTTTTTTGACTATATAAATGACCTATGGAGATCGACCCTATTAAAAGCTTTACTGTGTAAGCCTCAAAAATGAGAGGGGTTTCACGCCTAACACCCCGCAAGGGGACGGAAACGAAATTAAAGACGGACGAGTAGCTATTAGCTGGTGCAGTATTGTTTCACGCCTAACACCCCGCAAGGGGACGGAAACATTGTTTGTAGGGTTGACCGTTAAACAATTGTTCGCTCCAGTTTCACGCCTAACACCCCGCAAGGGGACGGAAACTCCCTAATTGGCTATAGACAAAATCACCAATCTCCTCAATAGTTTCACGCCTAACACCCCGCAAGGGGACGGAAACGTAAGGGAAAGAGAGAAGAATGAAGATCGAAGAATGAAGAAAAAAGAAATATGAAATTTCTGCAATAATATAAAATTGAATTCTTGATTTTCAATCTTCATTTTTCCGCCTTTATTCTTCCCTCTTCAATCTTCATTTTTCCGCCTTTATTCTTCCCTTTTCAATCTTCATTTTTCCGCCTTTATTCTTCTCTCTTCAATCTTCCTTCTTCCGCCTTTATTCTTCCCTCTTCAATCTTCCTTCTTCCGCCTTTATTCTTCCCTCTTCAATCTTCCTTCTTCCGCCTTTCTTATTATGTTTGACCTACGTGATCGCACCAAAAGCTTTGCATTGAGAATTGTGAAATTATATACATCACTGCCCAAAAGCACCGAAGCCCAAGTATTAGGAAAACAAGTACTGAGAAGTGGAACATCAGTTGGGGCGCATTATCGAGAAGCAACCCGTGCGCGATCCAATGCGGAATACATCAGTAAAATTGAAGTTGGACTGCAAGAGCTAGAAGAAAGTATTTACTGGCTAGAGCTATTAGCTGAAGCTGAGATTATCAAAGCATCTAACTTAGCCAACCTCATTCAAGAAGCGGAAGAACTGATTGCGATTTTTGTGACTTTGGTGAAAAAAGCAAAAGATAAAGTTGGAAGAGCGAAGGCGGAAGAGTGAAGAAAAGATGAAGAGCAAGAAAAATATATAAATGCTAAAATTGTCGCGATCGCCTAAAACTATATTCTTAAATTTCATTCTTCATTCTTCGATCTTCCGCCTTTATTTTTCCCTCTTCGACCTTCCGCCTTCCGCCTTTATCCTCCTCCTCCTCTGATGCAGAATTTTAGTGATAAATTCCTCAGTCCAGAAAACTTTCAGCTTGCATGGGAACGGGTTGCGGCAAAAAATGGATGTGCAGGTGTCGATCGCGAAACGGTGGCTCATTTTGCTAAAAATGCTGAAGCATATTTAAGTCGATTGAGGCGATCGCTTGCTTCGGGACATTATCACCCAATGCCATTGCGGCAGTTATTCATTCCTAAAAAAGCTGGTGGATGGCGAGAGTTAGGCGTACCGACAGTTCGCGATCGCATTGTCCAAAATGCGTTGTTAAATATTCTGCATCCATTGCTAGAGCCGCAGTTTGAGGCTTGTAGTTTTGCCTATCGTCCTGGGCGATCGCATTTGATGGCAGTTAGGCAGATCGCCCATTGGCGCGATCGCGGCTATGAATGGGTACTTGATGCTGATGTTGTGCGCTATTTTGAGAATATTTTATGGCAGAGGTTACTTGACGAGTTGGCAGAAAGGCTTAACGCGCCTGAAGTTCAATCTCTAATTTCTGATTGGCTATCGGTGGGAGTTCTATCCAAAGAGGGACTAATATTTCCTCAAAAGGGAATTGCTCAAGGTTCGGCTATCTCACCGATATTGGCGAATGTTTATCTGGATGACTTTGATGAAATTGTTTCGGCAACTGGGTTAAAGCTGGTGCGTTATGCTGATGATTTTGTGGTGATGTCGCGCAGTCAGAAGCGGATTGTTGAGGCGAAGGATGAAGTTGCAGAATTAATGAATGGAATGGGGCTGCAATTACATCCTGATAAAACCCGAATTGTGGATTTTGATCATGGGTTTCGATTTTTGGGTCATGCCTTTGCGGGGAAGGTGATTGTTAAGATGGAAGGCGGAAGAGAGAAGAGGGAAGAGGATATGCGGGGGGCGGTTGATCCTTTTCCAGATGGGCAATTGGTTTATAGCGATCCGCAGGTAAGACCAACGCAGATGCAGAAGGCAATGTTGGAGGCTCTCAAAAGTTCGGCTGAGCCAATTCCGCCGCCGCTATTTGTTGTTTTGGGATACAGTCTGCGTGAGACGAAACCTGTCAAGATAGAGTCCGATGAAGCGATCTGGACTACTGGTATGTCAACACTTTATCTGGTGCAGCAGGGTGCAACGCTACGAAAGGAGCAGGGACGTTTTTTGGTGCAGCCGCTCAAAGAGTCGGCATTGGAGATCCCGATCGCTGAAGTCGAGTTAGTCTTGGTATTTGGCAATATTCAGCTAACCACCTCAGCGATCGCGGCTTGTTTAGATGCGAAGATTCCTGTGATCTTTTTGACGCAGATGGGGGAATATAAGGGGCAACTCTGGAATTCGGAGTTTTACGATCTAGTTTCGGAAGAGGCACAGTGGCAAAGGCGTTTGGATGTTGCTTTTCAGCTAGAAACGGCTAGGGCGATCGTTTGGGGTAAGTTGATGAACTCGAAACAGTTGTTGTTGCGGCTAAATCGCAAGCGGCAATTGGAGGAGGTGACGACAGCGATCGCGGGAATTACGTCTGATATTGAGTCAGTGGAGATGGCTGAAACTTTGGAAAGCTTGCGAGGTTATGAGGGAATTGCGGCAAGTCGATATTTTGCGGCGTTGGGGCTGTTGATTACGAATGAGGGTTTTAGTTTGACAGGACGCAATCGCCGCCCGCCGAAAGATCCTGTTAATTCGTTACTGAGCTTTGGTTATACGTTGCTTTATAACAATGTGTTGAGTTTGATTTTGGCGGAGGGGTTAAATCCTTATTTGGGAAATTTGCATCGTAGCGATCGTAAGGAGACGCATTTGGCTTTTGACCTGATGGAGGAGTTTAGATCGCCTGTGGTTGATACGTTGGTAATGACTTTGGTAAATAAGCAAACCCTTAAGCCTACTGACTTTACTTGGTTTGATAAGGATGGGGGGGTATATCTGACCGATATGCCAAGACGAATTTTTCTAAAGGCTTTTGAGGATCGGATTAATGAGTTGGTTTCTCACCCAGATGTACAAGCAAAGGTGTCCTATCGGAGGGCGATCCAGTTACAAATTCGGCGGTATAAAAAATGTTTGCTTGGCGAAATATCCTATGAGGCTTTTTTACGAGCTGTGTGATTACAAAACCTTATTTAGATTATTTTTATGCTTGTACTAGTGGTTTACGATATTGCTGATGATAAGCGTCGCCTCAAGTTGTCAAATTTTCTCGAAGGTCATGGGCGTAGGGTTCAGGAAAGTGTGTTTGAGTGTTTTGTAAGTTTGGAGCAGATGAAGAAGCTCCATGATCAGGTCAAAAAACGAGTTAAACCTGATGTTGATAATGTGCGTTTTTATTGGATACCGTCTGATGCTTTGCCAAAGGCTTTAGCGATCGGTAGTGCGTTGCCAAAACCGCCACCAAATGTTTACATTATTTAGGTTGACTTTTTTGTTTTTAGCCTTTAGTCTGGTTTGTATCGTCAAATCGACGCACCCCCCTCGAACCTTGAAAACCGCATAATTACGTTGAGGTGTGTCGATGGCATACCTAGCAAGGGTTCCAAGATGTCCGTTTTCTTGAAAACCTGTCAATAAGGCTTTCTTATTGAGACTAAAAAGAGGTGCGTCGATTGACCCTTTTGAAAGGTTTGCTGGGTATGGCTTAAAAATTGCAAGGGTTTCATATAAATTTCCCCGCAAGGGGACGGAAACCTGTTCGTCGTGCACTTTCCTGTGCTTACGCCACTGGTAGTTTCATATAAATTTCCCCGCAAGGGGACGGAAACACTTAGATAACGTTCGTTATCTAAGTCCGTAATCCAGCTTGTTTCATATAAATTTCCCCGCAAGGGGACGGAAACGTTAAGGTAAAAAATGGCTTGATTACCTGATTTTGTAGGACTGTTTCATATAAATTTCCCCGCAAGGGGACGGAAACTTTTAAAAATAAAGTAGGTTACATTTGTCAAGGCTCCTCCGAGTTTCATATAAATTTCCCCGCAAGGGGACGGAAACAGCGTTTGACCTGCGCGTGCCTTTTCCATGACGGAAGAGTTTCATATAAATTTCCCCGCAAGGGGACGGAAACAATCATCGGCATCATATTGGAGAAATCTCCTTAAGCGAGACAAGTTTCATATAAATTTCCCCGCAAGGGGACGGAAACAGTATTCTTTGATACCCCCCAAGAGACCACCAGAATGCAACCGTTTCATATAAATTTCCCCGCAAGGGGACGGAAACTTTTCGCCAGTCACATTTCCGTTGGTTGCGCGATTGGTGTGTTTCATATAAATTTCCCCGCAAGGGGACGGAAACTAAAAATCTACGAACTTTTGAGTAAGCGAAAACTGGTCAGTTTCATATAAATTTCCCCGCAAGGGGACGGAAACCTGATTCCGTATAGTTTTCAGTTCGAGTCCCAGATTGGTACCGTTCGTTTCATATAAATTTCCCCGCAAGGGGACGGAAACTAAAAACAGTTTCGATAGCAGGTTTTTTATCTGCTTGATTTGGTTTCATATAAATTTCCCCGCAAGGGGACGGAAACCCTGCATTAGTAGCTCAAGATTGATTGAGATGCCAAATGTGTTTCATATAAATTTCCCCGCAAGGGGACGGAAACGTAACAACGATATCTCCTACTCCTTGCCAATTGGCAGAAGTTTCATATAAATTTCCCCGCAAGGGGACGGAAACAAATCAGTCTTTATATTAGCCCTGTATTCACAGAGCTTGTTGTTTCATATAAATTTCCCCGCAAGGGGACGGAAACAGTTAATCTGCCTATTATCGCACGTAGTTTCCGTTGTCCTGTTTCATATAAATTTCCCCGCAAGGGGACGGAAACTTCTTCGTCAGATTCACCTAGTATAATCAATGCTTGGTTTCATATAAATTTCCCCGCAAGGGGACGGAAACTCAGAAGCAAATACTGTAAGATTAGTTAAAACTAACTGTTTCATATAAATTTCCCCGCAAGGGGACGGAAACCCTCATTCTTGATCGACGTAACCGATTGGTCACGTTGTTTCATATAAATTTCCCCGCAAGGGGACGGAAACAAATATTGCACAACGATCAAAGTTACGATGCATATTAGTGTGGTTTCATATAAATTTCCCCGCAAGGGGACGGAAACTGTGTAAAGAAACATAAAAAAGACCATGCTCAGAAATCGTTTCATATAAATTTCCCCGCAAGGGGACGGAAACGATGATCAAGGAAAAAGGCAAAAGTAGAAAGTAAAAAGTGATAGCAGAGATCGCTAAAACCAAAGGAACAATTTAAAAATCTTACTTTTCCCATTATCTTGCTGTTTCAGCATAACCGTCAATATTCTTACCGCCACAAGCCTTATTCCAGCGTTGTATATTGTCATTAAGTAATACTTATTGCAAATACACTTAGCCATGAAACTCTTGCCTAGAGAGCATTTCAGAGATAACGTGAAAAGTAAGGGTAAAAATTTGTCCTGTATTTTTCCTTTTTCCTTTTTCCTTTTAAATTTTTCCTTGAAAACTGGGGACGGAAACTTAAGAGAAAGAGAGAAGAATGAAGATCGAAGAGTGAAGAAAAGATGAAGAGCAAGAAAAGTATAGAAATGCTAAAATTGTCGCGATCTCAAAAAAATTCATTTTTCATTCTTCGATCTTCCGCCTTTAAATTTCCCTCTTCGATCTTCATTCTTCCGTCTTTAAAAAGATGAACCTAAACACCATTCAGCAAGAAATTGCAATGCTACCACCTGAAGCGCAACAAGTGATCTTTGAGCTAGTAAGCGTTCTCAAAAATCGCTATCATGCTAACCAACCAACCTCCGTAAAAAATAAAAGCCAAAATTGGTCGGACTTTATCGGTTGCATGGAAGCCGAACCAGACCTATCAAAAAATTACAAAACCTACTTAAGCAAAGAACTCGATTTAAAATATGGTGATCGTTGATACGGGCTTCTGGCTTGCTCTTGCTAACAGCAAAGATTCCGCTCACCAAGCAGCGACAAAATTATTTCAGAGCTTAGAGAACGAAGAATTTATTACCGCTTGGTGCGTAGTTACTGAAACCTGCTATTTGATGCAAAAACGAGTCGGTGTAGATGCACCCAAATTATTTATTCGTAAAATTGCATTAGGATATCTACGAATATTTGACCTTAATCCATCTCACTGTCTGCGTATCGAAGAACTGATGCAGAAATATAGAGACTTACCAATGGATTTAGCCGATGCATCCCTAGTCATTCTTGCCGAAGAACTAGGGCATGGTCGTATCCTTTCAGTTGACTATCGAGACTTTAATACCTACCGTTGGAAAAATACCGAACCATTTCAAAATCTATTTCAGGAGTAGAAAGAGAAAGTTGGAAAATCGAAGAAGGAAGGTCGAAGAATGAAGAAAGAGAAAGATGAAAATGATGTATCTGTATTTGCTGTAAATATTTTCAATCTTCATTCTTCCCCCTTCCGCCTTCATCTTCCCTTTACTGGGCGCATATTATAAGAAATATCCACCTCCATAATTGGACGCAAATCTGACTGAATAATATATTCCAAATGCCGATTTGGACTAGCACAAGCAATCACCATTCCTGCCGTCATCGACTTTGTGCCACCCGTATAGTCAGCAATAATTTTTGACTCACTAATCCCTTTACTTTCAGCATCAAAGTAAATACCTTGTACCAACCTCTGGATATAGTTAGGATCATCCACAAACTCCTCAGGTACAAGCAAACTCATATCAGGAGTATTTTCATTTTTAATGGCATAATCACCAAAGAAAATACTTGTCGTCATCAAACACCCCTCCTGCGCTAACTTCGCCACCAGCTTCTCAGCCTCATTCATAGACTTTTCTGTACAGATCAACCAACAACATTGATAGATTGGATTTTTGCCTTGGTTCCAATGGAAGCGAATCGCCCATTCAGCAGGAGAATCAGATTTTGCACTCATGAACGCGATTAAGCCAGCATAATCCCTTGTGACAGAACGAACACTCGCGATCGCATTGCCTTGAGGACTAAAAAACCTACTAAGATACCTTCCAACATTGGAAACAAAATCAGTACCATAAATTATCAAAAGCATAATTGCGATGATTATTGCTAGCCCAGCTATTTGAACCGTGCTTTTG
This Pseudanabaena galeata CCNP1313 DNA region includes the following protein-coding sequences:
- a CDS encoding type II toxin-antitoxin system VapC family toxin, encoding MVIVDTGFWLALANSKDSAHQAATKLFQSLENEEFITAWCVVTETCYLMQKRVGVDAPKLFIRKIALGYLRIFDLNPSHCLRIEELMQKYRDLPMDLADASLVILAEELGHGRILSVDYRDFNTYRWKNTEPFQNLFQE
- the cas1 gene encoding CRISPR-associated endonuclease Cas1 — encoded protein: MQNFSDKFLSPENFQLAWERVAAKNGCAGVDRETVAHFAKNAEAYLSRLRRSLASGHYHPMPLRQLFIPKKAGGWRELGVPTVRDRIVQNALLNILHPLLEPQFEACSFAYRPGRSHLMAVRQIAHWRDRGYEWVLDADVVRYFENILWQRLLDELAERLNAPEVQSLISDWLSVGVLSKEGLIFPQKGIAQGSAISPILANVYLDDFDEIVSATGLKLVRYADDFVVMSRSQKRIVEAKDEVAELMNGMGLQLHPDKTRIVDFDHGFRFLGHAFAGKVIVKMEGGREKREEDMRGAVDPFPDGQLVYSDPQVRPTQMQKAMLEALKSSAEPIPPPLFVVLGYSLRETKPVKIESDEAIWTTGMSTLYLVQQGATLRKEQGRFLVQPLKESALEIPIAEVELVLVFGNIQLTTSAIAACLDAKIPVIFLTQMGEYKGQLWNSEFYDLVSEEAQWQRRLDVAFQLETARAIVWGKLMNSKQLLLRLNRKRQLEEVTTAIAGITSDIESVEMAETLESLRGYEGIAASRYFAALGLLITNEGFSLTGRNRRPPKDPVNSLLSFGYTLLYNNVLSLILAEGLNPYLGNLHRSDRKETHLAFDLMEEFRSPVVDTLVMTLVNKQTLKPTDFTWFDKDGGVYLTDMPRRIFLKAFEDRINELVSHPDVQAKVSYRRAIQLQIRRYKKCLLGEISYEAFLRAV
- the csx2 gene encoding TIGR02221 family CRISPR-associated protein; this encodes MTTIVTFLGDRGLLETKYGFGDRDQSYTGGVFAEALVQFCEFDRMIVCVTEKAKLNTWSKLVNLQNDPRVQALDIPTGMDTGEMWQTFEIIAAEIPEGESVIFDITHGLRSLPFLVFLFAAYFKAAKNVSIEGIYYGALELKNAEGIAPVIDLSEFISMIDWITATTRFTEMGNGQALADLLRNEMPTREELGDRPDWSGLSVSLENTASAIETISLALSITRPIEVMASAAKLEATLKRSANAFGQRAKPFQLLSDRVVAEYGQFALERPMQRDAIRQNLEIQRETIEWYIGRNYIVQALTLAREWLVSVVAYWFDLDILDYRGSREPIEDALNRLRHKFHGRGRKFVSRESGYFDELADLPNARAIATLWKELANLRNDLAHCGMNKRPMLATKMRECAMGIGRSLIDIEKSLLD
- a CDS encoding four helix bundle protein; protein product: MFDLRDRTKSFALRIVKLYTSLPKSTEAQVLGKQVLRSGTSVGAHYREATRARSNAEYISKIEVGLQELEESIYWLELLAEAEIIKASNLANLIQEAEELIAIFVTLVKKAKDKVGRAKAEE
- the cas2 gene encoding CRISPR-associated endonuclease Cas2, whose amino-acid sequence is MLVLVVYDIADDKRRLKLSNFLEGHGRRVQESVFECFVSLEQMKKLHDQVKKRVKPDVDNVRFYWIPSDALPKALAIGSALPKPPPNVYII